Genomic DNA from Candidatus Methylomirabilis sp.:
GAAACCGCAGGAGGTAGCCGAGGATCACCATGGCGGCGGTCCCGTAGATCCAGGGCAGGTAGGCATTATAGAGGAGGATCAGGCTCAGCCCGAGGACTGTACCGGGAACGGCATACCCGAGTTGGGTCGTGGACGTCAGGAGCAGTCCCACCGATCCCTTTCGGCGCTGGGCAAGATAGGCTGCAAAGAGCCCGAGTCCCGATGCTGCTGTGGCTGCCACGGCTGCCGTCCACAGGCTGTTCCACAGATAACGGTGGCCGGCGATGAGCGTATACAGGAGGCTCAGCGGCGAGCCGGTTTGGTAGAGCAGGAGCGCAACCGGCAGAAAGACCGAGCCGCTGAGAACGAGGTACGAGCAACAGAGGGCCGGCACTTTCCACCGTCCAAGAGGGTAGATGGTAGCCGGCCTGGCGCCGCTTCGCCGCTGAACGAAGCTGCGACGACCCAGGCTTTTTCGCTGAGCGATCAGCACCGCGGCCGTGAGGAGGATCAGGATGGCGGAAAGGATTGCCGCACTCCGCTGATCAAAACGGGTATTGAGCTGATGGAAGATCTCGGTGGTAAAGGTGTTGACCCGGAGCAGCGAGACGGCGCCGAAGTCCGAGAGGGCGTAGAGGAAAACCAGCAGCGCCCCGGCCAGGAGGCTGGGACGCAGCAGGGGAAACGTGACCCGAAGGAAGATGCCGACAGGCCCGAGACCCGCGGCCTTGGCCGCTTCTTCGAGCGCCGGATCACTCCCCTTCAGGGCGCTCCCGACAATGAGGAGGATGTACGGATAGGTAAACAGGCCGAGCACCATTGCCCCGCCCCACAGGCCATAGATGTTCACGATCGGTCCGTCGCCGCCCATGGCCCGGTACGTCGTGTTGACCCAGCCGACGGGACCGAGCAGCGTGATGTACGTGAAGGCGCCGATGTATGGGGGAATCGCCAGCGGCAGGACTCCCACGGTCTGGAGGATACGCCGTCCCGGCAGGTCCGTACGGGTGAGGATCCAGGCCGGCGGCAGCCCGAGGATCATAGCCCACAGCGTGGCGAGGGTGGCGAGCAGCATGGTCTGCGCGATCAGCGAGAGCATGGAGCGGTTCGCAAGGATCGCAAACGCCTTCGACCCTCCAGCCAAGGCGGAGATCAAGAGATTGACCAGGGGAGAAGCCGTCAGTAGGACAATCAGGGCCGTCCCGACCACGGCCGGGGCTCCCAGCCCTGCAGCCTGCGACCGCCACAGCGCCCCTATCCCTTCAAGTTCTCCGCGTCGTACGCTGCCGCTGACCATATGTTGCTCTTCCTTACTTCAGCCTTCAGTCTAACCGTCTGTCTTATCTTATAAGCCGGGAAAGAGGGCGATCGTCTTTTCCTCCAGGTCGGCCAGACGCTCTTGACTGATCTGGAGCGCCTTGAACCCCGAGAGGGGTCGGACCTGGCCAGGGTCTGTCCCAGGGAGAAGCGGGATTTCGTAGGCATGGTGAACCAGGAGTTCCTGCGACGGCTTACTCAAGAGGAAATCGATGAAGCGCTTGGCCTGATCGAGGTTCTTCGCACCTTTGACGATCGCCACGGTATTCGGGTTGACCAAGACGCCCATCCCTTTTGGTCCCTGATCCGGATAGACGACCCCGACCGGCAGCTTGGCTTCAAGGGCCAGGTGGTAGTTGGGTGAGTTGGTGAGTCCTACGGCAAACTCACCGCTTCCGACACCGCGCCAAACATCGGAGTTGTCCGGCAGAACCTTCATGCCGTTCTCCAGCAGCTTATCGATGTAGGCCTTGGCCTTCGCCTCGCCCATCGTCTCTACCAGGGCGCTCAGCCAGGCGAGGGTCGTCCGCTCGCGTGTGCCGGCGATCGCGATCTTCCCCTTCCACTTGGCGTCGGTCAGATCGAATATCGAGTTCGGGATGCCGCCGTCCTTCACAAGGTCCTTATTGTAAATGATGACCCTGGCGCGTCCGGAGATGCCGGTCCAAAGCCCATGGGAGCTCTTGTATTCTGCAGCCATCGTGCGCGCGCCGGGAGAGGTGTATGGTTCCAGAAGTCCTTCTCTCGTAAGAATCTCGTCGACACCAGCCTCGGTCGCGATAAAGATATCGGCCCTCGGCCGCTGCCGTTCCTGGAGGATCTCGTTCGCAAGGCCAGAGGTCTTGCCGACCTTCAGCGCAACCTTGATGCCGGTCTGCCGCTCAAAGAGATCCACGACCGGCTTGATCGCGCTCTCTTTGCGGCCGGAGTAGATGACGAGCTCCGAGGCCGATGCGACAGCATTCAAACAGAAGGGCAAGACTACGGAAAGAAGAAGGATCGAGAGGAGCAGAGTTCGTTTCGTCATACGGATCTGCATCAGCTTTTCTATGGCTGTCATTCATGCCTCCACCTTGAGGGCCGGGAGCGGCCAACGCAATAGAATGTCATTTTCAATACCAAGCCACACAAATAATGGATGGTTCCAAAAGCGCCTCAGCGAGTTCCGATCGCAGAAACCTTATCGGGTCCTCTGCTGATGTGCTCACCACAGTCGCGGCAGAGACCATACAACTCCAACTTATGATACTGAATGGAGAAACCCAATCGACGGACGACCTGTTCCTGCAGCGCCTCGATCTCAGAATTTGCGAACTCGGTAATTTTGCCGCACTCGGTACAGATGATGTGATCGTGGTGGCGCTCACTGGAGGCGTGTTCGAACAGGGCGCGCCCATCGCCGAACTGCCGCTCATGGGCGAGACCGGCGTCTTTCAGGAGCTTGAGCGTCCGATAAACGGTGACGAGCCCGATCCGCGGGTGCCGACCCCCGACCCGGCGGTAGAGACCCTCGGCGCTGACGTGCGTCGTGGTGCCGAAGAAGGCCCGTGCGATCAACTCGCGCTGGCGCGTCGCCTTCAGCCCGGCTCGATTCAGGTACTGTTTGAATTGGAGAAGTTTATCCTGCATGGGAATGAAATCGAAAACGATTTTCAGTATCGATAAACGGGATCAGAATAATCGACGGGCTGGACCGTGTCAAGAAAAAAATTCAAATATATTCAAACGGGATCATCTACGCATTGTCGGCATTTTTCGAGTTGGTATCGCTAGAACTTCGATTCGGCTCAAGCCCGAACTCAACAATCGGGGGCATTTTTGGTGCTCCTTCAGATCCTCCGGGCTACCTACGCCATTTGGGACACCGAGACCTTCAGTACCCACGTACTCACCGCGCTTAGAGCGCTCAGCCCGTCTAAGATCACCTCCTGTACCGAACTCAATCCCGAAGATTGGCTGTTGGGAAATCGGTGTCTCCCCTCCGTCTCGTCACGATCGTAGTTGTGCCACAATACGGGGTCAAACTGCAATTTCCCACGCCGGACGAAATTGCAGTTTGACCCCATTTCATGAAGGACTGAGGGAGCATCTTCCCTGACGCGGCCTGTGTGACTGCCCTCGTTGACCGGCTCACCCACTACGCCGGGATCATCTCCATCGTCAGGGAGAGCTATCGGCGCCGCGAGGCGGAGGCGGCGCAGGAGGCGCGATAGTCCAGGCGCTGAGACGCCGGCCCTTCCGACGACCAGGACCTTACTATCTACTTGCAACCAACTGTGTTGACGGAATCAGACCCCTGGATCATCTGTCCCCTCAAGGTCACTCCTGTGAGGGAGGCAGAAGCATCCCCACACTGGATGCCCGTGTCCTGGGTGTCGAAGTGGAGGATCATATCGGTGTCCCCATCCTTATCAACGTCCTTTAGGGCCCAGTGCGCTGGAGAAGCTTCAGTCCCGGTTCGACCAAAGTGGACTGTGGTCGGGTCCACCGTGGTGGCATCAAAAATGTCGGTCGTAAGGATAGCCACTGGGATTTTTCCTTTGCTCTTAGGATTGATGCTGTTCGGAACGCTACCTGGTTTGATGTCGAGAGTCACGGGGGTGACCCCAGAGAACTGAGACAGAGCTTGCGCGGCCTCCTGGAGTGAAGTGATCAGTGCTGGATCCGTCAGCATCTCTGGAAAGCTGACCACATCGGCGCTTGGGCTTAGGGCTATAAGTGAGTTGCGAATCCGCTCGATGGTTGCACTGTCTGCGCCCAGTTGGGTGAGTGCCTCCGTTAAGAAAACCGGAAGGCCGTGGGCAGCCACGTCCCTCTGGAAATTAGCAATATCATCCGCCGTGATGAGGATACTAGGTCTTCCGGTGGCCTGCAGCGCTATCTGCACATTCGCACGAAGCTCAGGCTGTACGTTTAGCGCAGTTGCCAACTGCGAGGCAAAATAAGCTGCTGCCTGCATTTGTTGTGATTTCCAAAAAGCATCACCAGCTTCCTCGGCTCCCTGTGCACGTTCGACAGATGTGAGCAATGCTTTCGTAAACCCAATTTCTTGCGCTAGATTACTGAACAGAGCGTTCCAGGCATCGCTCTCTGCGCTGGTCACTCCGTCCTGAACAGTGACAGGTGGGAACGATGGTATCTCTGGTTGGGCAACGACTGTGAAATTGGGGTCTGGCGGGTCTTGATGTATTAAATCGGAGAAGTAGGCTACGAGAAGCGAAATTCCACTAAATAGCCCTGCTGGACCGCTACACTGAACCTGCCCAAGGAGAGTACAGCCGCTTGCCACAAGGGCCCCAGCTCGGCCAAGTCCATTCGTTATATTTGCCAGAGTCCGTGCATCATCCTTCACGTTCTGCGGGAATCTGCTCTGATGGTAAACTTGTGCGTGTAGCTCAGCGCGCCATTGGGGCCATATAACCGCTAAAGCGCAACACGTTACGGCAAGCACAATGGCTATGAGCTTTCTTGCATTGCGGTGGATTGGCACCATCAGTCTACCTCCTATCTGTTTTGGGTTTGGGGTTCAATGGAATGCTTGACGTGACTAGAAGAGGACAGTTGTGCGATCACCCCTAAAAGCGTAAACATGATGATCACAACCCATTGGCGCAGGAGGGTTAACTCGAACATGCCTGCAAGACAAAAACTTACTAACCCGGCAACCGCGCCCGCTCCGAATATGCGCGTTTCGCTCGATGCAACGCGTTGGATGCTGCGCGCTGATGAAACTCCGCGAGCCAGCACGAACCCAAGTGCCATCAAGCCGATGATTCCCTGCTCAGCAAGAACCTCGAGATAGAGATTGTGCGCCCATGGTACGACGCGGGGATCTGTGAAAAACCAGGGCGGGAGGCTAAGGCGCTGCAGATATGATCCGTAAAAGAGGACGAACGTGTGCGCTCCGTGCCCTAACAAAGGAGCATGAAGAAACATCGCCCACGCAGCCAACCAAAGCGGAATTCTT
This window encodes:
- a CDS encoding iron ABC transporter permease, whose translation is MVSGSVRRGELEGIGALWRSQAAGLGAPAVVGTALIVLLTASPLVNLLISALAGGSKAFAILANRSMLSLIAQTMLLATLATLWAMILGLPPAWILTRTDLPGRRILQTVGVLPLAIPPYIGAFTYITLLGPVGWVNTTYRAMGGDGPIVNIYGLWGGAMVLGLFTYPYILLIVGSALKGSDPALEEAAKAAGLGPVGIFLRVTFPLLRPSLLAGALLVFLYALSDFGAVSLLRVNTFTTEIFHQLNTRFDQRSAAILSAILILLTAAVLIAQRKSLGRRSFVQRRSGARPATIYPLGRWKVPALCCSYLVLSGSVFLPVALLLYQTGSPLSLLYTLIAGHRYLWNSLWTAAVAATAASGLGLFAAYLAQRRKGSVGLLLTSTTQLGYAVPGTVLGLSLILLYNAYLPWIYGTAAMVILGYLLRFLPQAVQGSTAALVQVNPNLEEAARCLGRSAWQALREVTVPLIRPGIAAGWMLVFISSMKELAATLLLRPAGFDTLPVRIWIASIEVDYAGAAATSLILITITALPLFLIGRLDATASQLN
- a CDS encoding extracellular solute-binding protein, with protein sequence MTAIEKLMQIRMTKRTLLLSILLLSVVLPFCLNAVASASELVIYSGRKESAIKPVVDLFERQTGIKVALKVGKTSGLANEILQERQRPRADIFIATEAGVDEILTREGLLEPYTSPGARTMAAEYKSSHGLWTGISGRARVIIYNKDLVKDGGIPNSIFDLTDAKWKGKIAIAGTRERTTLAWLSALVETMGEAKAKAYIDKLLENGMKVLPDNSDVWRGVGSGEFAVGLTNSPNYHLALEAKLPVGVVYPDQGPKGMGVLVNPNTVAIVKGAKNLDQAKRFIDFLLSKPSQELLVHHAYEIPLLPGTDPGQVRPLSGFKALQISQERLADLEEKTIALFPGL
- a CDS encoding Fur family transcriptional regulator encodes the protein MQDKLLQFKQYLNRAGLKATRQRELIARAFFGTTTHVSAEGLYRRVGGRHPRIGLVTVYRTLKLLKDAGLAHERQFGDGRALFEHASSERHHDHIICTECGKITEFANSEIEALQEQVVRRLGFSIQYHKLELYGLCRDCGEHISRGPDKVSAIGTR
- a CDS encoding ATP-binding protein: MFPDAACVTALVDRLTHYAGIISIVRESYRRREAEAAQEAR